From the Quercus lobata isolate SW786 chromosome 6, ValleyOak3.0 Primary Assembly, whole genome shotgun sequence genome, one window contains:
- the LOC115994130 gene encoding transcription factor MYB46-like, whose product MRKPELSSVGKNNQVNNNKLRKGLWSPEEDDKLMNYMMNNGQGCWSDVARNAGLQRCGKSCRLRWINYLRPDLKRGAFSPQEEALIIHLHSLLGNRWSQIAARLPGRTDNEIKNFWNSTIKKRLKNFSSTPSPNTSDSSSPKDVMGGLISMQEQGIMPLYLDSSSSTTNSMQAMTLNHMIDPLPMIHHGLNMSNSASGYFNAAPQYMTQIGVNGDCFYGGNGVFGGADMGLDGVPPLESISIEENVKTENMYNNRTMNNNTSNNLNNISNCSNYNNRAENLARVGNYWEGEEWDLEELMKDVPSFPLLDFQAE is encoded by the exons ATGAGGAAGCCTGAGCTCTCATCAGTTGGGAAAAACAACCAAGTTAACAACAATAAGCTTAGAAAGGGTTTGTGGTCACCAGAAGAGGATGACAAGCTCATGAACTATATGATGAACAATGGACAAGGCTGCTGGAGTGATGTAGCAAGAAATGCTGGCTTGCAGAGGTGTGGAAAGAGCTGTCGCCTTCGTTGGATTAATTACTTGAGGCCTGACCTTAAGCGCGGTGCCTTCTCGCCTCAAGAAGAAGCTCTCATCATCCATTTGCACTCACTTCTTGGCAACAG GTGGTCTCAAATTGCAGCACGCTTGCCTGGACGAACTGACaatgaaatcaagaatttttggaattcaacaataaagaaaaggcttaagAACTTTTCATCTACACCCTCACCAAATACAAGCGATTCATCATCACCTAAAGATGTCATGGGAGGGCTAATTTCCATGCAAGAACAAGGCATCATGCCCTTGTACTTGGATTCATCATCGTCAACAACAAATTCCATGCAGGCTATGACCTTAAACCACATGATTGATCCATTGCCTATGATCCATCATGGCCTAAACATGTCCAATAGTGCAAGTGGATACTTCAATGCAGCACCACAATACATGACTCAAATTGGTGTCAATGGAGATTGTTTTTATGGTGGAAATGGAGTCTTTGGGGGTGCTGATATGGGCTTAGATGGTGTTCCTCCTTTAGAGAGTATTAGCAttgaagaaaatgttaaaactgaaaatatgtataataataGGACAATGAATAATAACACCTCAAATAACCTGAACAACATCAGCAACTGCAGTAACTACAATAATAGAGCAGAAAACTTAGCTCGAGTTGGAAATTATTGGGAAGGAGAGGAATGGGACTTGGAGGAGTTGATGAAGGATGTTCCCTCTTTTCCTTTACTTGATTTTCAAGCTGAGTAA